The following proteins are co-located in the Gossypium hirsutum isolate 1008001.06 chromosome A02, Gossypium_hirsutum_v2.1, whole genome shotgun sequence genome:
- the LOC107927469 gene encoding uncharacterized protein, with product MSLCFPQMQTYLVGGVLILRGSLHLQRWLVILLAMPVSVSAPSSNISAMTINRAYSSLDPESMEALVCSQNWLETTKENDGEHHGPMQNMDKRKRKMKENDTCTVKVSKNRNNEKASSNGDIASDSNKNDHSLSFDNWIEPQCSSSESVGEKAAIMEASVRNRNRLESSIGKPNHGSNIAASIQISNDEPLLNNNQLDQFQSSSSESDDETTLKDKRSWRKEDVRTYLVSSFTEKEKK from the exons ATGAGCCTTTGCTTCCCTCAGATGCAAACATACTTAGTTGGTGGTGTGTTAATTCTCAGAGGTTCCCTACACTTGCAAAGATGGCTCGTGATTTTGCTTGCAATGCCAGTATCAGTTTCCGCACCAAGTTCGAATATTAGTGCTATGACCATAAATCGAGCCTACAGTAGCTTGGATCCTGAGAGCATGGAAGCTTTGGTATGCAGTCAAAACTGGTTGGAAACTACAAAAGAAA ATGATGGAGAACATCATGGACCCATGCAAAATATG gataaaagaaaaaggaagatgaAAGAGAATGACACTTGTACTGTAAAAGTTTCCAAAAACCGGAATAATGAAAAAGCTAGTAGTAATGGAGACATTGCCAGTGATTCCAacaaaaatg ACCATAGTCTATCTTTTGATAATTGGATAGAGCCACAATGTTCTTCTTCAGAGTCTGTTGGTGAAAAAGCAGCGATCATGGAAGCTTCGGTTCGCAATCGAAATAGGTTGGAATCGTCAATAGGAA AACCTAATCATGGAAGCAACATTGCTGCCTCGATCCAAATTTCAAATGATGAACCATTATTGAACAATAATCAATTGGATCAGTTTCAAAGCTCATCCTCCGAGTCTGATGATGAGACAACATTGAAGGACAAACGGTCATGGCGTAAAGAG GATGTTCGGACATATTTAGTTTCAAGCTTCACAGAGAAGgagaaaaaatga
- the LOC107927471 gene encoding protein NLP8-like, whose amino-acid sequence MFFLSAWKPKVEDGHFNSISTNHKFEDFNPNPLSLQPLQRFPEGLILNRLTALAEIHDISKDLCCKYKLLLALTWASKVNNLNEIISDPNKKHAFFIQSSSCYVKDQNAYQLMYLCEVGTTFIVDKALESSDGYHFEPSIIKDYPGVENCNIDAVAICLQNRYTSNDDYVVEFFWPATKIEKSKSLALDILNDLKHLKPEFVAVKIQGIEIGFQKEAISNIPTSSNTIRPLKIAEEGRDVHAIEIKGHIEQIVSNGDPEIGKANKEKVPRTKRKNLRPKTGKGNKEKLPKTTQTRFVGT is encoded by the exons ATGTTTTTCTTATCGGCATGGAAACCCAAAGTTGAAGATGGACACTTCAATTCCATTTCCACCAACCATAAGTTTGAAG ATTTCAATCCAAATCCTCTGTCTCTTCAACCTCTTCAACGTTTTCCAGAG gGTTTGATATTGAATCGATTAACTGCACTTGCCGAGATACATGACATATCAAaagatttatgttgtaaatacaaGCTTTTATTGGCTTTAACATGGGCTTCTAAGGTTaacaatttgaatgaaattatctcGGATCCAAACAAGAAACATGCTTTTTTTATCCAAAGTAGTTCTTGTTATGTGAAAGACCAGAATGCTTATCAACTTATGTATTTATGTGAAGTTGGTACTACATTCATTGTTGACAAAGCACTTGAATCAAGTGACGGTTACCATTTTGAACCATCTATTATTAAAGACTATCCAGGTGTAGAGAATTGTAACATAGATGCTGTTGCAATCTGTCTACAAAATCGTTACACAAGTAATGATGATTATGTAGTAGAATTTTTTTGGCCTGCAACtaagattgaaaaatcaaaatctTTGGCTCTTGATATCCTCAATGACTTGAAACATTTGAAGCCAGAGTTTGTAGCAGTAAAGATTCAAGGCATTGAAATTGGATTCCAAAAGGAAGCCATTTCAAACATTCCCACATCATCAAACACAATAAGGCCTTTGAAAATAGCTGAAGAAGGAAGGGACGTTCATGCAATAGAAATAAAGGGGCATATTGAGCAG ATTGTTTCCAATGGTGACCCTGAGATTGGCAAAGCAAATAAGGAAAAAGTTCCAAGAACCAAACGGAAAAACTTGAGGCCTAAGACTGGCAAAGGAAATAAGGAGAAACTTCCAAAAACCACACAGACAAGGTTtgttggcacataa